From the Arthrobacter sp. PM3 genome, one window contains:
- a CDS encoding serine protease — translation MRTPKTLATSLLTLSAAALLALSAAGAATASPAPAKAPAPASDVTSHTVTETGAAEYWTAERMRNAVPGDVLADKAMKRNGKSSNSAAALLEGAAPSTFEATAPTQQSKAQQSQTLQTKANASESPVPHIGKVFFTLGGTNYVCSGNSVSSGNKSTVSTAGHCVNEGPGAFATKFTFVPAYLNGSAPYGKWTARALYAPTQWSSGGDMTYDTGFAVMSTLNGQYLTDVVGGSGLQFNAARGLSYKSFGYPAAAPFNGESLKSCSGTATNDPYNPQFNTQGIPCNMTGGSSGGPWFIGTSSSGYQNSVNSYGYGSNSTTMYGPYWGSVIQQAYSTAAAS, via the coding sequence ATGAGAACACCCAAGACTCTGGCCACCAGTCTGCTGACCCTTTCGGCCGCGGCACTGCTGGCCCTGAGTGCTGCGGGGGCGGCCACCGCCTCTCCCGCGCCGGCCAAGGCACCGGCACCCGCCTCCGACGTCACCAGCCACACCGTCACCGAAACGGGAGCGGCCGAGTACTGGACCGCCGAGCGCATGCGAAACGCCGTCCCCGGCGACGTCCTGGCGGACAAGGCCATGAAGCGCAACGGGAAGTCATCGAACTCCGCGGCGGCACTGCTGGAGGGTGCCGCCCCGAGCACGTTCGAGGCAACCGCACCGACGCAGCAGTCCAAGGCGCAGCAGTCCCAGACCCTGCAGACCAAGGCCAACGCCAGCGAATCCCCCGTTCCGCATATCGGCAAGGTGTTCTTCACGCTCGGCGGCACCAACTATGTGTGCTCGGGCAACTCGGTCTCCTCCGGCAACAAGAGCACCGTCTCCACCGCCGGGCACTGCGTCAATGAGGGCCCGGGCGCCTTCGCGACCAAGTTCACGTTCGTCCCGGCCTATCTCAACGGCTCGGCCCCCTACGGCAAGTGGACGGCCAGGGCCCTGTACGCCCCCACCCAGTGGAGCTCCGGGGGCGACATGACCTACGACACCGGCTTCGCCGTGATGTCGACCCTCAACGGCCAGTACCTGACGGACGTCGTGGGCGGCTCCGGGCTGCAGTTCAACGCGGCCCGCGGCCTGAGCTACAAGTCCTTCGGCTACCCCGCCGCGGCGCCCTTCAACGGTGAATCCCTCAAGAGCTGCTCCGGCACCGCCACGAACGATCCCTACAACCCGCAGTTCAACACCCAGGGCATCCCGTGCAACATGACCGGCGGCTCCTCGGGCGGTCCGTGGTTCATTGGCACCAGCTCCTCCGGCTACCAGAACTCGGTGAACAGCTACGGCTACGGCAGCAACTCCACCACGATGTACGGCCCGTACTGGGGCTCCGTGATCCAGCAGGCCTACTCGACGGCGGCCGCGTCCTAG